In one window of Brenneria goodwinii DNA:
- a CDS encoding GGDEF domain-containing protein → MNSAKYKILELFSHPMSAFIIFGFISFSISVIVIHESNKRTWKVERHDLDSIIKTYESYNSGDVTETDITEKTGRYLSARMRTFAFNTRDVRRECIHRLSTTDLKFNDMTIIRVCQNKLPSIGSFAGKGTLTVIFPILSAQDDDLLGIRIRTTANDPYPSIFDTLSTTTAIVTILCIVLLIAVLGSLLSILTKKYLIELPLTARYDDLTGCLRRDAFFMAANKALSISNFSKRPLCVILIDIDHFKSVNDTLGHSAGDEALRLVADVFKNSFRREDIFGRIGGDEFAIILPNIALNEAYVVAERARSRISEIRSEILGTDLSLTVSIGLVEYQIESEDLIEVMNRADEKLYVAKEMRNTVAK, encoded by the coding sequence ATGAATAGCGCTAAGTATAAGATATTAGAACTTTTTTCTCATCCTATGTCCGCCTTCATTATTTTTGGTTTTATTTCCTTTTCAATCTCTGTCATCGTCATACATGAATCAAACAAAAGAACCTGGAAGGTAGAAAGACACGACCTGGATTCAATAATCAAAACTTATGAATCATATAATTCCGGCGATGTAACAGAAACTGATATAACGGAAAAAACAGGACGTTATCTTTCTGCCCGAATGAGAACGTTTGCATTTAATACCCGAGACGTCCGCAGAGAATGCATCCATAGATTATCAACCACCGATCTGAAATTTAATGATATGACGATTATCCGGGTGTGTCAGAATAAACTCCCCTCGATCGGAAGTTTTGCAGGAAAGGGCACGCTAACCGTCATTTTTCCTATTCTGTCGGCGCAGGACGATGATCTACTGGGCATTCGCATCAGGACAACGGCAAATGACCCGTATCCCTCGATATTTGACACGCTATCCACCACCACCGCCATCGTTACCATACTTTGCATCGTGCTGCTTATCGCCGTACTAGGCAGCCTGCTTTCCATTCTCACCAAGAAATACCTGATAGAACTCCCTTTAACGGCACGCTATGACGACTTGACCGGCTGCCTGCGTCGAGACGCATTTTTTATGGCTGCCAATAAGGCGCTGAGTATATCCAATTTTTCCAAGCGTCCCCTTTGCGTCATTCTTATCGACATCGATCACTTTAAGAGTGTAAATGATACGCTCGGCCACAGCGCCGGGGATGAGGCATTAAGACTGGTGGCCGACGTGTTTAAAAATTCGTTCCGCCGGGAAGATATTTTTGGCCGAATCGGCGGTGATGAGTTTGCTATTATTTTACCCAATATCGCGCTAAATGAGGCCTATGTGGTTGCGGAACGAGCCAGATCACGCATCAGCGAAATTCGCAGTGAAATATTAGGAACAGACCTCAGCCTAACGGTGAGTATCGGGCTGGTTGAATATCAGATTGAATCAGAAGATTTAATAGAAGTGATGAATCGGGCTGATGAGAAACTCTATGTCGCCAAGGAAATGCGAAATACCGTAGCAAAATAA
- the mog gene encoding molybdopterin adenylyltransferase: MNVLHIGLVSISDRASSGVYQDKGIPALETWLSSALTTPFVVETRLVPDEQPLIEQTLCELVDERGCHLVLTTGGTGPARRDVTPDATLAVADREMPGFGEQMRQISLRFVPTAILSRQVGVIRKHALILNLPGQPKSIKETLEGLKDADGNVIVAGIFASVPYCIQLLEGPYVETDPTVVAAFRPKNAVREIKN; this comes from the coding sequence ATGAACGTACTGCATATTGGTTTGGTCTCCATTTCCGATCGGGCATCCAGCGGGGTTTACCAGGATAAGGGAATACCCGCGCTGGAAACTTGGCTGTCGTCCGCATTGACGACGCCTTTTGTCGTTGAAACCCGACTGGTTCCTGATGAACAGCCGCTGATTGAGCAGACGTTGTGTGAACTGGTGGATGAACGCGGTTGCCATCTGGTGCTGACCACGGGCGGTACCGGGCCTGCGCGCCGTGATGTGACGCCTGATGCGACGTTGGCCGTTGCCGATCGTGAAATGCCGGGTTTTGGTGAGCAAATGCGGCAAATCAGTCTGCGATTTGTGCCAACGGCAATCCTGTCCAGGCAGGTGGGGGTGATTCGTAAGCATGCGTTGATTCTTAATTTGCCTGGGCAGCCTAAATCCATCAAAGAGACATTGGAAGGGCTTAAAGATGCTGACGGCAACGTTATCGTCGCCGGGATCTTTGCCAGTGTTCCTTACTGTATACAGCTACTGGAAGGGCCTTATGTGGAAACCGACCCAACGGTAGTAGCAGCTTTTCGTCCTAAAAATGCCGTACGTGAAATAAAAAACTAA